Part of the Cytobacillus sp. IB215665 genome, GTGAATTTTAGTAAGCTCAAATTCACCTCTCTTTATTTTTTTAGCTAGTTATGTCCCAGCCTCTTTACTTTAATGAGGACAATTCTAACGATTCCTCACCCTCCTCGGCGAGAAACCAGATTTTTTATGAATTCCCTTTTGAAAGAACTTTCATACATATATTGATTCTCAGATGTTTGCTTCATTGGCAAAGAGAAGATAAAACGGACCGCACCTTTAAAGATAAAGGTATTTGAGAGCATTGTGGACTTTCACAATATAAGAGAATTAGATATCATATTAGATTCTGAAGATGAATCTACGCTCTTTATAACAAGTGGTGGAAAAGCATACAGCAATACTTACTTATCACGTTACATTATTAAGCAATAACTAGAACTGTATTAGAATTAGATTTTGTGATTAATCGTCCGTACCTAATCAACCCTCATACATATCTTCACTGTTCCCGATTATTTCTTATCATAGCTAAGCAGATATTTATAAAATTATGCGTTCACTTTGCCATGAAAAAATTGACACAACGATCGATAATTTATTTAGAAGGAAGATAAAGGAGTGCATTTGTAGGATCAGGGGGTGTTGACTGAGTATGGGTAGAATAACAAGTTATTTAATGTAACCTGCCTATGATAGTCTAATTGAACGGATTGCTACTACAGATTTTCGTGCTTTATTTGACCATAAGTCAACCGAAAACCATCTAGTAGAAATATCAAAATATACGATAATATGGGTGGTTTTTTGGAAAGAATTTTCTTAAAAACGTTTCTTAAAACTAGTGAATGTCATTAAAAGCTCATATTTAAACTGTAAGGTATTTGAGACTAATTTATACCTACATTAAGTGTAGATTAAAAGCCTCTTAAATCGAAAAATACGAACTCGAATTTCCTCAGCTAGCCATTAAACTTTTATATCCTCCAAATATAATTTTCAAAATCAACATTAATCCTTTTTTTTGTTGCTTTTATGTTCTTCTTTATGCGGAGCTGTAAGTAAATACGTTCATAATTTTTCCTCCTAATTTTTTTAATACATATGTAAGACGTATGTGCATGTAATTTGTCACACTTTTTAAAAAAAGAAGAAAAATAGAATATTATCAGAAAATATAAATATATTTATTCTTTTTATCGAATTATTGAGCAAATTGGAAGTTTTTCTTTCTATAATCCATGAGATACTTAAATATCCAAAATTAATCTCTAAAGTATTTGTGTTAAGGTTTTTTATAATCAACTGTTAGGGGGGACTAGAATGAAACAAGAGAAAATCAAGAATGATGTACTTCATCTATACGACGTGTATAGTAGTCGAATTTTGAAATTTATTTTTGTGCTTACTAAGGACTACCATACAGCTGAAGATTTAACACAGGATACATTTATAAAGGTTAATAACTCATATGATCAGCTGAAGGATAAGGAAAAAGTGGAAACTTGGTTATTTCAAATTGCTCATAACTTATCAATGGATCATATTAGAAGAAAAAGATTTAGTGTCTTGGACCATATTGTTCCAACCTTGCAAAAGAAAGAAAGTAGTCCCTCGTTAGATAAAGTAATAATTATCAATGAAAGTGTTAGAGAATTGTATGATGTTATTAGCAAACTAAAACCCACATATCGTGAAATTATTATCCTGAGGAAGATAGAAGAACTATCAATTAAAGAAACTAGTGAAGTTTTAGGGTGGTCTGAAAGTAAAGTTACAACTACTTTATCTAGAGCTATGAAACTTCTTCATAAAGAATTAGAGAAAGGAGGGCATATTTATGAACAATCGTCCTAAAGAATATCCATTTAACCATGTAAAAAAACTAGATGACCACATACATTGGAACCCTCAAAAACAATTAGAACTTAGACAAAAGTTAGAGAATAACATACATAAGAAAAATAGAAGTAAAAAATTCACACTTTTCTTAATTCCATTTCTAGGAGTGGTTAGTTCAGTTTGCATCGTTACTATTCTGTTAGCTCCTATATTGCTAGATGAAGACAAACCAGTCCTAAGTACTGCAGCAAACACTGAAAATAACATCGCAGTTGCTGACCTTGATGTTGAGGGTATATTAAACGGGAACTTTAACATACATTACGTAGAATTAGATCTTAATAAAGGATCAGAATGTAATTTTTGGTTAAACAATCTTCATGATAGTTACAATTATAAATATAAAGTGTATGCTCCAGATGGAAATCTAGTAGGAGAATCTACATCTGCTGGTACACAGGAGAGATTATATTCAGTAGATTTAAACCAATATGGATCTGGCAAATATAAAATCAAGGTGTATACTCCAGCAGGTAATATCGGAGGGAAATATCATTTAAGAGTCAGAAATTTCTAAGAAAGATTTTTGGATACATATCATATGATGATCAAAATAAAACCTTATTGTTGTATAAACAATATGATTATTTTTCTTATGGAAGGGCTGTTTACGTACACTTTGTTGATTTTTCACATACACTTTAGTTTGTTATATTTAGTCTATAGAGAAGAAAACAATCCCCTGGACGTTAGTAATATTCGGATTTAGCTTCCGAAAAGCAACAATTAATGCGAAAAACATCTTTTTAGAAGGCTGTTTTCGAGTTGTTTCTCCAACCAAAAAAATTAGCGACGCATTCCCCTTCAAAATCTATTTGATTTAATGGAGTTTAGTCGCTAAGGTCTTCATTCACCTTGTTCTTCAATTTATTTGTTTATTAAGTCGAGGGTAGCTCCTCCTGTAGTTAAAACCATAACTACGGTTCTAAAAATAAAGTTTCCAATAGTTTTTCGAAAGTTCCTTTTGGAACTCTTTTCTTATATCTTGATGTTATCGTCTTATCAAATTGGCCAAATTAATTTGATGGAGCATCATCGTTTGGAAAAGATTCCTATACTTCGATTTTTGCACTCTTTTTAAGGACAACCCCTAACAAAACAAATAATGTAAGCGATCCAATAGCATATTGTAGTGGAGAGAACGGATTTGATCCCACCATGGCTGGATAGAAATAGCCGGGAAAATTCTCAATTAACTTTAAAAGAAACTCGCTATGAATCATCCCTTTGATTATATACAAGGCATTTGGTAAAAACAACAACATGGCTGTTAAGATACCATATACCGCACCACTACGAACACCATATAAAAATAGAAGATACCCAAATAAGAAATATGTCATTACCAAGAGAAAGACATTCACAGAGAATCCAGCCAGGAAAGAGAGCTTTAATTCACCAGGAACACCCAGTGATTTCGTAACTAGAAGTAGTACAATACCTATCACTATATAAAGTAAACTTACCGAAAGAGCGATGATACCATTTGCGAAAACATAGTTTCTCCTATTTTGCACCGAATTATTGATCAGAGAAATCGTTTTAGTCGAGTAGTCTCTATTGATAAAATAAAGCGGCATTAAGACTGCTGCGAGCATACCGAGCATACCATAAAAATTTGAAACATATTTGATGTTAAAGGTGGTGGTCTCGTTAAGGATAAAGTAAGCCACAGCCAATGCGGGTACACAAGCACCCAACAAACCAACAAATAGATAACCATTTTTAAGCAGCTCTTTCATGTTGTAAACCACATATTTGTTAATACTGAATGTCATGATATTCACCTCTGAATTTGTTCATATAGACATTACGCAGGGTGTTCTTCTCCGAAGTAAAATCAATTAGTTTGAGACCTAGTCGATTTACCATTTCGAAAACCTCAGCGTTGTCCACAGTTGTTTCAATCCGGATATCTTTGTCACCTGAATGGATTACGTTCCCAAAGTGTTGTTTCGAAGCGAATGTAGCTAAATCAACCGAATTCTCAAAGACTAAGCTGATAGTTCGTTGCTTAATTTTCTTAAAGTGCTGTTCACCAGCAATCGCGCCATTATCTAAAAATAAAACTCGATCGCAAATCGTTTCAATATCCTCTAATTTATGACTAGAAATTAAAATACCGACATTTCGTTCATCAGCCATTCTTCTCAATTCCTGCAAAACCTCAAAAGACGTTTCCACATCCATACCGTTAGTAGGTTCATCTAATATTATATAGCTTGGATTATTTAGTAGACTAATAACGATACCTAACTTCTGTCGCATTCCTAAAGAATATTCCTTCACCTTTTTATTCAACACATCGAATAATTGCAAGTTCTGCAAGAGCTCCTCATATTCATTGAGTTTGAACGTGTTTCCGTAAATTCCTGAAAAATAAGTTAAGTGGAATAATCCCGTCTTATTACTGAATAGCTTTGGTTCCTCAATCAAGTACCCTACGTGATGATTGTCTGCAACTGATCCCTCATAAGTTTGAATAGTTTGCGCTATAATCTTTATCAAGGTACTTTTTCCAGCGCCGTTTCTCCCAATCAAACCAACGATTTCTCCTTGGTTGAAATCTAAAGAAAGATCGTTTAGAACTATTGAACTTCCATATCGCTTAGTTAGCATATTTATCAACATTGTCTAATCCCCCATCCATGACTGAGTCTCGCCCTCTATCTTTCCTTATAAAAAATCCTTTTTATATTGTATGGCTAAGTAAATTCCACCAGCTAGAAATGCCAATCCATATTTGTACAAGAAAAAAATGTTCCACATATACTCTTTAGGAAAAAACATGTCACATAGTACAATTACCATCAGCACACAGTAACTGCTTTTCATATAGATTCTATTTGTTCGT contains:
- a CDS encoding RNA polymerase sigma factor: MKQEKIKNDVLHLYDVYSSRILKFIFVLTKDYHTAEDLTQDTFIKVNNSYDQLKDKEKVETWLFQIAHNLSMDHIRRKRFSVLDHIVPTLQKKESSPSLDKVIIINESVRELYDVISKLKPTYREIIILRKIEELSIKETSEVLGWSESKVTTTLSRAMKLLHKELEKGGHIYEQSS
- a CDS encoding ABC transporter permease, producing the protein MTFSINKYVVYNMKELLKNGYLFVGLLGACVPALAVAYFILNETTTFNIKYVSNFYGMLGMLAAVLMPLYFINRDYSTKTISLINNSVQNRRNYVFANGIIALSVSLLYIVIGIVLLLVTKSLGVPGELKLSFLAGFSVNVFLLVMTYFLFGYLLFLYGVRSGAVYGILTAMLLFLPNALYIIKGMIHSEFLLKLIENFPGYFYPAMVGSNPFSPLQYAIGSLTLFVLLGVVLKKSAKIEV
- a CDS encoding ABC transporter ATP-binding protein, whose protein sequence is MLINMLTKRYGSSIVLNDLSLDFNQGEIVGLIGRNGAGKSTLIKIIAQTIQTYEGSVADNHHVGYLIEEPKLFSNKTGLFHLTYFSGIYGNTFKLNEYEELLQNLQLFDVLNKKVKEYSLGMRQKLGIVISLLNNPSYIILDEPTNGMDVETSFEVLQELRRMADERNVGILISSHKLEDIETICDRVLFLDNGAIAGEQHFKKIKQRTISLVFENSVDLATFASKQHFGNVIHSGDKDIRIETTVDNAEVFEMVNRLGLKLIDFTSEKNTLRNVYMNKFRGEYHDIQY
- a CDS encoding DUF2178 domain-containing protein, yielding MIKMFNYITNAIFSPLKSWAEQSQENFQILLGVGFLLFIGSIIFVLVLYKKIGKDDERTNRIYMKSSYCVLMVIVLCDMFFPKEYMWNIFFLYKYGLAFLAGGIYLAIQYKKDFL